A stretch of Myxococcus hansupus DNA encodes these proteins:
- the mxcH gene encoding TonB-dependent siderophore myxochelin receptor MxcH: protein MAAPAAAQESPPVPAPAVGDIAGKLSACEGGDLKQAEVLLLAPDGGTKSPRVDKQRRFRVPGLAPGTYELHAYVPGCEPQAYRVQVSAGQRTEVEAVLSESVSLETTIEVTGRQLTKGEERTLSAEAVKVVELTQARQQTADLGEVLSRNSGVSVQRNGGLGSASRFSLNGFSGEQVRFFLDGVPLDLAGFGQGLANVPVNLLKRVEVYRGVVPVRLGADALGGAVNLVSSDGDEPTGGSVSLQAGSFGTYRGSVAGQYKVGDSGLFVKGHAFGDLAQNDYRVDVQVADDRGRLQNVRVPRFHDGFIAGGAGLEVGVVDQPYAERLSLRVFGTRSQKELQHNVVMTVPYGEALSGESSYGVLATWGQGGMLSGKLRLDAVGGYSRRDTNFQDLASVVYDWYGNPGVERRQPGELGVTASDQVLWQHSALARVHADYEVSSAQHVRLSLAPTFVTRQGQDRLKQGTDQRDPLSAQRDLLTMVGGLEHELAVSDGRLKNVAFVKGYVMRSNSEEVLPGQVFQRRDQSNERVGVGDSLRLFLPYGVLAKASYEFATRLPGPDELFGDGVLVLSNLGLRPEVSHNANLEFSLEDWRTSAGSFRGSVGGFARLADQLIVLLGNDTTLSYQNVFAARSVGVEASAGWTVPGDWLALDANATWQDFRNAGGGGAFDAFKGDRIPNRPWLFANASARLQRRALLQPSDTAALVFTSRYVHGFFRGWESQGLREFKQTVDAQLVHTLALSYVRQGTPSLGGTLEVFNLTNARTYDFFGVQRPGRALSVKLTADF from the coding sequence CGAGCTGCATGCCTACGTCCCCGGCTGCGAGCCGCAGGCCTACCGCGTCCAGGTGTCGGCGGGGCAGCGCACCGAGGTGGAGGCGGTGCTCAGCGAGAGCGTCAGCCTGGAGACCACCATCGAGGTGACGGGCCGGCAGCTCACCAAGGGCGAAGAGCGCACGCTGTCCGCGGAAGCGGTCAAGGTGGTGGAGCTGACGCAGGCCCGCCAGCAGACGGCGGACCTGGGTGAGGTGCTCAGCCGCAACAGCGGTGTCAGCGTGCAGCGCAACGGTGGTCTCGGCTCCGCCAGCCGCTTCTCGCTCAATGGCTTCTCCGGAGAGCAGGTCCGCTTCTTCCTGGACGGCGTGCCGTTGGACCTTGCGGGCTTCGGGCAGGGATTGGCCAACGTGCCGGTCAACCTGCTCAAGCGCGTGGAGGTGTACCGGGGCGTGGTGCCCGTGCGCCTCGGCGCGGACGCGCTGGGCGGTGCGGTCAACCTCGTCTCGTCGGATGGTGACGAGCCGACCGGGGGCTCCGTCTCGTTGCAGGCGGGCTCCTTCGGCACGTACCGGGGCTCCGTCGCGGGACAGTACAAGGTGGGCGACAGCGGGCTCTTCGTGAAGGGCCACGCCTTCGGGGACCTGGCGCAGAACGACTATCGGGTGGACGTTCAGGTCGCCGACGACCGAGGCCGGCTGCAGAACGTGCGCGTTCCCCGCTTCCACGATGGGTTCATCGCGGGCGGCGCCGGGTTGGAAGTCGGCGTGGTCGACCAGCCCTACGCGGAGCGGCTCAGCCTGCGCGTGTTCGGCACGCGCTCCCAGAAGGAGCTGCAGCACAACGTCGTGATGACGGTGCCCTACGGCGAGGCCCTCTCCGGCGAATCGAGCTACGGGGTGCTGGCGACGTGGGGGCAGGGCGGGATGCTCTCCGGGAAGCTTCGTCTGGACGCGGTGGGTGGCTACAGCCGGCGCGACACGAACTTCCAGGACCTGGCGAGCGTCGTCTACGACTGGTACGGCAACCCGGGCGTGGAGCGCCGCCAGCCAGGCGAGCTGGGCGTCACGGCCTCCGACCAGGTGCTGTGGCAGCACAGCGCCCTGGCCCGCGTGCACGCGGACTACGAGGTGTCCTCGGCCCAGCACGTCCGGCTCTCGCTGGCCCCCACCTTCGTGACGCGGCAGGGGCAGGACCGACTGAAGCAGGGCACGGACCAGCGCGACCCGCTCAGCGCGCAGCGGGATTTGCTCACGATGGTGGGCGGACTCGAGCACGAACTGGCGGTGAGCGACGGCCGGCTCAAGAACGTGGCCTTCGTGAAGGGCTACGTCATGCGCTCGAACTCGGAGGAGGTCCTTCCCGGGCAGGTGTTCCAGCGCCGGGACCAGTCCAACGAGCGCGTGGGCGTGGGCGACAGCTTGCGCCTGTTCCTCCCCTACGGCGTGTTGGCGAAGGCCTCCTACGAATTCGCCACGCGCCTGCCTGGACCCGACGAGCTGTTCGGTGACGGCGTGCTGGTGCTGTCGAACCTGGGGCTACGGCCCGAGGTGAGCCACAACGCGAACCTGGAGTTCTCCCTGGAGGACTGGCGCACGAGCGCGGGGAGTTTCCGGGGAAGCGTGGGCGGCTTCGCGCGTCTGGCCGACCAGCTCATCGTGCTCCTGGGCAACGACACCACGCTGAGCTACCAGAACGTCTTCGCGGCGCGCTCGGTGGGTGTCGAGGCGTCCGCGGGGTGGACCGTCCCGGGCGACTGGCTGGCGCTGGACGCCAACGCGACGTGGCAGGACTTCCGCAACGCGGGTGGGGGAGGCGCCTTCGATGCTTTCAAGGGCGACCGCATCCCCAACCGCCCCTGGCTCTTCGCCAACGCCTCCGCCCGGTTGCAACGCCGCGCGCTCCTTCAACCCAGCGACACCGCCGCGCTCGTCTTCACCTCGCGCTACGTGCACGGCTTCTTCCGCGGGTGGGAGAGCCAGGGCCTGCGCGAGTTCAAACAGACCGTTGACGCCCAGCTCGTCCACACGCTGGCGCTCTCCTACGTCCGGCAGGGAACGCCGTCGCTGGGTGGAACGCTGGAGGTGTTCAACCTCACCAACGCCCGGACCTACGACTTCTTCGGTGTCCAGCGCCCGGGCCGCGCGCTGTCCGTCAAGCTGACCGCGGACTTCTGA